One genomic window of Solea solea chromosome 12, fSolSol10.1, whole genome shotgun sequence includes the following:
- the LOC131470094 gene encoding proteasome subunit alpha type-4-like produces MSRRYDSRTTIFSPEGRLYQVEYAMEAIGHAGSCLGILANDGVLLAAERRNIHKLLDGVFFSEKIYKLNEDMACSVAGITSDANVLTNELRLIAQRYLLQYQEPIPCEQLVTALCDIKQAYTQFGGKRPFGVSLLYMGWDKHYGFQLYQSDPSGNYGGWKATCIGNNSAAAVSMLKQDFKEGEMKLSSALALAVKVLNKTMDVSKLSAEKVEIATLTRDNGKTCIKVLKQKEVEELIKKHEAEEAKAEKDKKEKEQKEKDK; encoded by the exons ATG TCTCGTCGATATGATTCCAGAACAACCATCTTCTCCCCTGAAG GGCGTCTGTACCAGGTTGAGTACGCCATGGAAGCCATTGGACATGCTGGTAGCTGCCTGGGAATTTTAGCCAACGATGGAGTGCTGCTggctgcagagaggaggaacATCCACAAGCTGCTGGATGGAGTGTTTTTCTCTGAGAAAATCTACAAGCTGAACGA AGACATGGCATGCAGTGTAGCAGGAATCACATCCGATGCCAACGTACTGACCAACGAGCTTAGGCTTATAGCTCAGAG GTATCTGCTGCAGTACCAGGAACCAATCCCCTGTGAGCAGCTGGTGACGGCGTTGTGTGACATCAAACAGGCCTACACTCAGTTTGGAG GGAAGCGTCCATTTGGAGTCTCGTTGCTCTACATGGGCTGGGACAAACATTATGGTTTCCAGCTCTACCAGAGTGACCCAAGTGGAAACTACGGTGGCTGGAAAGCCACCTGCATCGGGAACAACAGTGCT gcaGCCGTGTCTATGCTGAAGCAGGACTTCAAGGAGGGAGAGATGAAGCTGTCCTCTGCCCTCGCTCTCGCCGTTAAGGTTCTCAACAAAACCATGGATGTCAGCAAACTGTCCGCAGAGAAAG TGGAGATCGCCACCCTGACCCGCGACAACGGCAAGACCTGCATCAAAGTGCTGAAGCAGAAGGAAGTGGAGGAGCTGATCAAGAAGCACGAGGCGGAGGAGGCCAAAGCAGAGAAAgacaagaaggagaaggagcagaAAGAGAAGGACAAGTAG